From Camelina sativa cultivar DH55 chromosome 7, Cs, whole genome shotgun sequence, one genomic window encodes:
- the LOC104700536 gene encoding sodium-dependent phosphate transport protein 1, chloroplastic isoform X2 produces the protein MVGRVSEAVGDCVALFLSFSSLQYGQNDVFQQVNMSIAILPMSAEYGWNPATVGLIQSSFFWGYLLTQIAGGIWADTVGGKRVLGFGVIWWSIATILTPVAAKLGLPYLLVVRAFMGVGEGVAMPAMNNILSKWVPVQERSRSLALVYSGMYLGSVTGLAFSPFLIHQFGWPSVFYSFGSLGTVWLILWLTKAESSPLEDPTLLPKERKLIADNCASKEPVKSIPWRLILSKPPVWALIGCHFCHNWGTFILLTWMPTYYHQVLKFNLMESGLLSVFPWMTMAISANAGGWIADTLVSRGFSVTNVRKIMQTIGFLGPAFFLTQLKHIDSPTMAVLCMACSQGTDAFSQSGLYSNHQDIAPRYSGVLLGLSNTAGVLAGVLGTAATGHILQHGSWDDVFTISVGLYLVGTVVWNLFSTGEKIID, from the exons ATGGTGGGAAGAGTTTCCGAAGCGGTGGGtgattgtgttgctctgtttctcaGCTTTTCTTCTCTGCAATATGGACAGA ATGATGTTTTTCAACAGGTGAATATGAGCATAGCTATACTTCCTATGTCAGCTGAGTATGGTTGGAATCCAGCAACTGTTGGTTTGATTCAGTCTTCTTTCTTCTGGGGTTACCTTCTTACTCAG ATAGCTGGTGGGATATGGGCAGACACTGTAGGTGGGAAAAGGGTTCTTGGATTCGGTGTTATTTGGTGGTCAATCGCTACAATTCTCACTCCTGTAGCTGCTAAACTTGGTCTTCCTTACTTGCTCGTTGTTCGTGCTTTCATGGGAGTTGGAGAG GGTGTTGCAATGCCTGctatgaataatatattgtcGAAGTGGGTGCCTGTGCAAGAGAGAAGTAGATCTCTCGCGCTTGTTTACAGCGGAATGTATCTTGGATCCGTTACTGGTTTAGCCTTTTCGCCTTTCTTGATTCATCAGTTTGGATGGCCCTCTGTGTTTTACTCTTTTGGGTCTCTTGGAACTGTATGGCTGATTCTGTGGCTAACTAAG GCAGAGAGTTCACCACTAGAAGATCCAACGTTGCTCCCTAAAGAAAGAAAGCTAATTGCAGACAATTGTGCCAGCAAAGAGCCAGTGAAGTCAATCCCTTGGAGGTTGATACTGTCGAAACCGCCGGTTTGGGCTCTCATCGGTTGCCACTTTTGTCACAACTGGGGAACATTTATTCTCTTAACCTGGATGCCAACTTATTACCATCAA GTGCTGAAGTTCAACCTAATGGAATCAGGGCTTCTCTCAGTATTTCCATGGATGACTATGGCGATTTCTGCAAATGCTGGAGGATGGATCGCCGATACACTCGTCAGCCGAGGTTTCTCTGTCACCAATGTCCGCAAG ATAATGCAAACAATTGGGTTTCTTGGACCAGCGTTCTTCCTAACACAGCTGAAACACATAGATTCTCCAACAATGGCTGTTTTGTGCATGGCTTGTAGCCAGGGGACTGATGCGTTTTCACAGTCTGGTctatactctaaccatcaagaTATTGCTCCAAGATACTCT GGAGTGTTACTTGGTTTGTCTAATACTGCTGGAGTACTTGCCGGTGTTCTTGGCACAGCTGCGACTGGTCACATCCTTCAACACG GTTCTTGGGATGATGTTTTCACGATTTCGGTTGGTCTTTACCTTGTTGGGACTGTCGTTTGGAACTTATTTTCAACTGGAGAGAAGATAATCGATTGA